CGAAGAAAACCATCGACAAAGGCAATACCAATAACAAACGCGTCAATGCCAAATTGGTGAAAAGTAGCAACCCTGTTTTATTCATGGAGTTTGATCGCAACGATCCCAACATCAATAACGCAGGATTTCGCGGCACGGACTTCGCTATAGAAAAAACAGCCGGCACTACGCGCATTGCTATTTTGGGAGACTCTGTAGCCTACGGTTATAGCGTTCCAATCGAAGAGACCTTCAGTCATCTACTCAATAAGCAACTCAACCGTGATGGACAGAAAGTCGAAGTGCTCAACTTTTCTGTCAATGGTTATAGCACTGTTGCCGAACTGGAACTGTACAAAACACGCGTACGCGATTACCACCCAGATATTGTGCTGCTAGCCTATGTATTAAATGACCCCATCCCCTCTGCTTTTGTTGTACAAAGTGTAGGCAGCGCCAGAAAACAAGCTGATGCTTTTCAGTGGCTATCACGCACAACACAATTTGGCGCATGGGTGTACTTAAAGTGGCAAGCCGTCATGCAAAAAATTGACCAAAAAAAAATTATCGCAGTATCTATGCCAACCAAGATTTATGGAAATCGACAACACAAGCACTGACAGAATTAACCAAGCTTACACAACAAGATGGCGCAAAGTTTGGCGTCGTGGTATTCCCTCTGCTGTTAGACTTCAGCAACTACCCCATGCACGATATCCACAAGCAAGTTGATGACACGCTGCAAACCAACGACATCAAATATATTGATCTCTTGAAAGATTTTAGTGCCATTCCTTATATGGATTTACGCCCTCACCCCAATGACGACACACACCCCAATGCCACAGGGCACGCCATTGCCGCTGAAAAAATCTCCGAAATGCTAGAAAAAGATTTTTTGCCACCTAAGCAGCAATAGCTGGCACACCGCTGTGGAATCGAAACTCTGCATCGGGTGATTCAATCAGCTCTCTTTCATTCTGCAAGAAAAAAGCAATGCGCTGCTCAATATCTTGCGTTGCTAATTTTCTCGCCAAGGTCAAATAGTCCATAAAATGGCGCGACTCCGACTGCAGCAAAGACAAATAGAATTTCTGCAGCACAGGATCTAAATGCGGAGCCAATGCTGCAAAGCGCTCACAAGAACGCGCTTCAATTATTGCTCCAAGAATCAAGGTATCTATTAGCCTTTCAGGATCGCGCTTGGCAACATGCACATGCAAACCAGCTGCATAACGCGATGCCGTGATCGTTTTGTACACCACACCGCGCTTTTTCATGATAGCTGCCACCTGCTCAAAATGACGCAATTCTTCACGCGCCAGCCGCGACAGTTTTTGCAGCAATTCGTATTGATCGGTGTGGCGATACATCAAGCCCAAGGCCGTAGAAGCGGCCTTTTTCTCGCAGTTGGCATGATCGATCAAGAGCAGCTCAGGCTCCTGCAAAGCACGCTCTATCCATGCCTGCGGCGTGCGACAGAGCAAAAATTCCGTAATTGCCGTGATATCAACCTGTTGCATAGCAATTTACACCACAAACTCTCTACAAAGGCGCATGTTGAAAGTAGCGTTCATAATGCGCACAAGACAACTCATAAAACTCTTTATCTATTACATCGCGCAATTCACGAATACCTTTGCCTTGCGCTGACTCTGTTAAATGCAAACCATACTGCTCTGGCTCATCAATCTGACTTGCACCCGCTTTTAACAATTCCACCACCCAACTAACAGGCGCGCGCGCCGAATCAAAACCAATTTGCTGCGACTGCAACTGCTGGCGCAAAATCAGCGCATCACCAATTACAAACCAACGCAAAACAATCTGCTCCAACAACACATCGATGCGCTGTAAGACCGCACGCCGCTCATCCTGCGAATACGCATTCCAAGCAATCACTTCGTGAGAAAAGCGTTTGCAGCCGCGGCATACCGTATCGCCTATACCTGTCGAACAGACACCAATGCAGGGCGTTTTAACAGGCTTAGTGGTTTGCATTAATCTTTTGCAATCACAGAAGCACCGCCCAAATACGGACGCAACACTTCCGGCACCGTGATAGAGCCATTGCCGTTCTGGAAGTTCTCAATGATAGCCACTAGCGTGCGCCCCACTGCCAAACCAGAGCCATTCAGTGTATGTAGTAGCTCTGGCTTTTTTGTTTCTGGATTGCGCCAACGCGCTTGCAAGCGGCGCGCTTGAAAATCTTTAAAGTTACTGCACGAAGAGATTTCACGGTAAGTATTTTGCGCAGGCAGCCACACTTCAATGTCATAAGTTTCTGCGCTAGAGAATCCCATATCGCCACCACACAGCGTGATGGTGCGATACGGCAACTCTAACAACTGCAATATTTTTTCGGCATCCGCTGTCAAACTTTCTAACGCCGCCATAGAGTCTTGCGGGCGCACAAACTGCACCAGCTCCACTTTTTCAAACTGATGCTGACGAATCATACCGCGCGTGTCGCGACCATAACTGCCCGCTTCACTGCGAAAACAAGGTGTGTGACACACCAGTTTTAGCGGCAATTCTTTGTCTTCCAGAATACTGTCGCGCACAATATTGGTGACTGGCACTTCAGCTGTTGGAATCAAGTAGTAATTTTGCTCCCCGGATAATTTGAATAAATCCTCTTCAAACTTTGGCAACTGTCCGGTGCCGCGCAGTGAGTCTGCATTCACCATATAGGGCGCATAGATTTCTTGATAACCATGTTGCTGCGTATGTGTATTTAACATGAATTGAATCAATGCGCGATGTAAACGAGCCAAACCATTTTTCATCACCACAAAGCGCGAGCCTGTAATTTTGGCAGCTGTTTCAAAATCCAGCATACCCAGCGCTTCACCGAGATCGACATGGTCACGCGCCGCATAATCAAACGCTTTAGGCGTTCCCCAGCGCCGTACTTCCACATTGTCATTTTCGTCCTTACCGGCTGGCACGCTGTCATCCGGCGTATTGGGAACCAGCAGCAAAAAGTTGTCCAGCTCTGTTTGCACGGATTTCAAATCATCTTGCAAGACATTGAGTTCATCACCCATGCCATTCACCTGCGCCATCAGCGCGTTGACATCTTCGCCAGCCGCCTTCGCTTTGCCGATATTCTTTGACAGATTATTTTTTTCTGCCTGCAAGTTCTCTGAACGAATTTGCAAATCTTTGCGGCGATTCTCCAAACCATCAAATAAAGAAGCATCCAGTGCATAGCCATTTCTTTTCGCCAATGCTTTCGCTACACCGGCAATATCTGTACGCAATAATTTTGGATCTAACATGATCTACTCTCAACAATAAAATAAATAAAACTAACTCATTCGCACCAAAGCGACACCCAGAGCCGTCGCAGAAAAACACAACACTGTTGTTGCAACCACATAACTTAACGCCGACAACCACCCGCCAGCCTGCATCAAACGCACAGTATCCATAGAGAATGCGGAATAGGTCGTCAACCCACCGAGAAAACCGACAATTACAAAATGTTGTTGTGCCACAGTGAGCCACTGTCTGTCATGTACCAATGCAAATGCCACACCTGCCAACAAAGAACCCACCGTGTTGACCGACAATATCACCCAAGGAAATATGTGATGACGCGTGATGCCGGCAAACAATACCATGCACGCATAACGCGTTAGCGCACCGATACCGCCACCCACAGCTACCAGCAAAGCATTCATACACTGCCTCCGCTCTGTTTGCCGTATCGCTGCCAAGCACTCTGCTTGTTTAATTGCGCCAAGCGCGCCAGCTTCTCAGAAATTTTTTGCTCTAAACCGCGTGTAGTTGGTTCGTAAAAAACAACATCCTGCAACTCAGGAGGAAAATAACTATCCCCAGCAGAAAAAGCATCTGGGTAATCATGTGCATAGCGATACTCCGCACCATACCCCAAATCTTTCATCAGACTCGTGGGCGCATTACGAATATGCAAAGGCACTTCGTAATCTGCCGCTTCTGCCACCAATTTTCTGGCTTGATTAAACGCTTGATACACCGCATTGCTTTTCGGCGCACAGGCCATGTAAATCACCGCTTGCGCCAAGGTTAATTCCGACTCAGGGCTACCCAAACGCTCTACGACTTGCCATGCATTCAGCGCAATTTCTAAAGCGCGCGGGTCCGCATTGCCAATATCCTCACTCGCCATGCGCACCACACGGCGTGCCACATACAGCGGATCACAACCGCCATCTAACATACGCAGACACCAGTACAAAGCTGCATCGGGCGAGGAACCGCGCACCGCCTTGTGCAAGGCAGAAATTTGATCATGAAAAATTTCTCCGCCCTTATCAAAACGACGAATATTGCCCTGCAGAATACGCGCCAGCACAGCTTCGTTAATGAGAGCATCGCCATTGGTTTGCACTTCGGCAATATCCGACGCCATTTCCAGCAAATTCAATGCAGTTCTGGCATCACCCTGTGCTGCACGCACCACAATGTGCAGCGCATCTTTATCTATTTGCACACGGCGCGCTTGCAGTACAGCGTCATAGCGCAAAGCATTATCAAGCACTTGCTGCAACTCATCGTCTGTGAGTGACTGCAACACATACACACGACAGCGCGACAAAATAGCATTATTTAATTCAAACGATGGGTTTTCAGTTGTCGCGCCGACAAAAATCACAGTGCCGTCTTCAATGTAGGGCAAAAAAGCATCTTGTTGAGATTTATTAAAACGATGCACTTCATCAACAAACAACAGTGTTCGCTTTTGCCATTGATCGCGCATACTGCGCGCCTCATCCATCGCAGCACGAATATCTTTTACACCAGCAAACACCGCAGAGATAGCAATGAAATGCACTTGCACATGCGCCGCCAGTAAGCGCGCGAGTGTCGTTTTCCCAACACCTGGTGGCCCCCAGAAAATCATGGAGTGCAGATGTCCTTTTTCGATCACCTCACGCAAGGCTTTACCAGATGCTAGAAGATGCGACTGCCCGACATAACGCTCAAGTGATTGCGGCCTTTGGCGTGCTGCCAGAGGCTGTGCAGAGCTTGAAGATGTTTTGTCGAACAAATCAGCCATTACTGTGCTTTTGCTTGGATCACATCGGTACCGGCAGGCACTTCAAATTGAAACACGGCACTAACCAGCGCCGGATTAACTTTTGCATTACTAAATTGGATGGTCGTTTTCTGTTGCATGGCATCCAAAATTGTCATGCTAGCAGGCACGGATTTTTCAAACACAATATCCAATGAAGCAAACAAATCACTTTGTTGTTTAGGCAACAAATGAAATCCCTGCGCCATGCCTTTAATTTTTTCCACCGTAAATTGCTGACTAATCACCGCCGCATTACCGGCAAATAACATAGCCGGCGTCTTGGCATAGTTTTCTTCGAAAGGTTTAATAGCCACTTGCTGCAAATCCGGGTCATACACCCACAGCGTTTTACCATCAGTAATAATTTTTTGTGGAAAAGGCTCCGCTGTTTCCCAGTAAAACCGATTCGGAGCCATGGCTTTCAATAGGCCTTTGTTTTGCTGCTGAACCATGCCTTTAGCATCCTGCACTTCTTGCACAAAATCTGCCTGAATCCCTTTGACAGGTTCCAGAATAGCCAGTAATTCTTGCAAGGCATCTGCCTGCACGGAAGAAAAAGATAACGCGATGCCAAGACACATTACCCAAGCAGCAAGCTTTTTCATATTTACCTCATAGAATGATTTTGCGCCAGCACTTCGCGGCTGCCGTTGCTGTTCATAGCACTCACCACGCCCGCCGCTTCCATCGCCTCAACTAAACGGGCAGCACGGTTGTAGCCAATTTGAAATTTTCTTTGCACAGCAGAAATTGAAGCTTTGCGCGTTTCCAACACAAAAGCGACAGCTTTGTCATATAGCACATCACCCTCAGGATCGCCGCCTTCGCCGCCCTCTTCATCACCACTGGAAAAACCAGGCACAAACACGCCCGTCTGTTCCTGCATAATTTCTTCGAGGTAATTGGGTTCGCCGCGCCGCTTCCAATCTTCCACCACGCTATGCACTTCGTGGTCATCAACAAACGCACCGTGCACACGAATGGGTACTGGGCTGCCCGGCGGCAAATACAACATATCGCCGTGACCGAGCAATTGCTCTGCGCCGCCTTGATCAATAATCGTGCGCGAGTCTATTTTTGATGACACTTGAAACGCAATTCGCGTTGGAATATTGGCTTTGATTAAACCCGTGATGACATCCACCGATGGGCGCTGTGTTGCCAATATCAAATGTATACCGGCCGCGCGTGCTTTTTGCGCAATGCGTGCAATCAATTGCTCTACTTTTTTGCCGACGATCATCATCATGTCTGCAAATTCATCAATCACGATGACGATATATGGCAGCTTATCCAACACCGGCGCAGTTTGTTGATCAACCGGTTCAAACGCCATCGGATCAGGTCGCCAAACGGGATCCGCAATAGCTTGTCCTGCAGCTTTTGCATCCAGCACTTTTTTGTTGTAACCGGCGAGATTGCGCACGCCGAGTGCTGCCATCAATTTATAGCGTCGTTCCATTTCACCAACGGACCAGCGCAAAGCGTTCGCCGCATCTTTCATGTCGGTTACAACTGGCGTTAATAAATGCGGAATGCCTTCGTACACGGACAATTCCAACATTTTGGGATCGACCAAAATCAAACGCACATCGTCTGGCCCTGCTTTGAACAACAAGCTCATCAGCATGGTATTTACACCGACCGATTTACCCGAACCCGTTGTACCTGCCACCAACAAGTGCGGCATTTTTGCCAAATCCGCCATCACTGGCACGCCAGCAATGTCATGCCCTAACGCGAGCGTGAGCGGGCTTTTTGCGTCGTCATAAGCCTGTGACGCCAACACATCGCCCAAACGCACAATTTCACGCTGCTCGTTCGGCACTTCAATACCGACATAGGATTTACCAGGAATCACTTCTACTACGCGCACACTGATTACCGCCAATGAACGCGCCAAATCTTTTGCCAAACCGGAAATACGACTCGCTTTAATTCCTGCTGCAGGTTGAATTTCGAAGCGCGTAATAACAGGACCAGGCTGCACAGAAACCACTTCCGCGCTTACACCGAAATCTAGCAATTTAATTTCTAGCAAGCGCGACATCGCTTCCAAAGATTCTTGCGAATAACCGCGTTTATCCGCCGCTTTCGCTCTATCTAACAAGGCCAATGCAGGCAACTCTCCTGCCACTGCATCATCAGAAAACAAACGCACTTGTTTTTCACGCACCACGCGTTTGCTCGGCTGCACTTTTTCTACCAAGACAGGTGGCTCAACAATCACTGGCGCAGGCGTTTTGCGTTTTTCCATGCGCAAGCGCTGTGCGTCCATTGCGCGCTGTCGCTCTTCACGCGCATCGTCAGCTATGCGTTTCTCATCGCGATCGCGCTGCACTTCAATCACGGTGCTGCGCGTTTGCCCAACTAACGAGAGCATCAAACGCCCAACTTCGTCCATCAACCACAGCCAGGAAAGGTCGGTAAAAATCGTCAAGCCAAATAAAAAAATCACACTCAATAATGAGGTGGCACCCAACAAACCCAACATGCGTTCGGCTGCTTGCGCCACACCTTGTCCGATCAAACCGCCGCTAGAAAATGGCAACTCACTGGTTACAGCTGTTGGCCACTGCAGTGTTGCAATACTGGTTCCGGCCACCATCAGCAATATCAAACCGATGCAACGCAGTGCCAACATGGTTGGATCAAGTGGCTCTAGGCGGTGGCGTTTTTGTACGCGCAACGCGCTGTAGACCGCCAACACAATGGGCAGTAAATACGCGAGTCGTCCAAAAAGAGAAAACAACACATCCGCCAACCAAGCGCCCAGATAGCCACCTAAGTTGTGTATACCGCCCGCCATATCACTCATTGATGCGGTGCTAGACCAACCAGGATCTGCGCTGCTGTAAGTCAACAACGCCGCCAACACAAACAGAATGAACAACACCAAAAACAACAAACCAATTTCACGCACACCGCGCGCTACAGCGAGATTGGCGCGTGAAGGCGCAACCTGCAGACGCGCCGACGCTTGCAAGGGCGATTCTTTTTGACGGGTAGAAATTTTATTTGCTGGTCTAGCCATGATTTTTTTATCGCACTCAACGCTGGCTAATCCAGTTTTCTAATTCAGATAACGCTTTCGACACACCTGCCACATCCGTGCCGCCACCTTGCGCCATATCCGCACGACCACCGCCTTTACCGCCCACCAACGGCGCGAGGTCACGAATAATGTCACCCGCTTTGAAACGCGCCGTGAGGTCAGCCGTTACACCAGCAATCAGCGTCGCTTTTTCACCTTCCGTTGAAGCCAGCAAAATCACCGCTGATTTCAACTTATCTTTCATTTGATCCAATGTAGCGCGCAGTGCGTTGATATCTGCACCGTCGATTTGCGCTGCCAACATTTTCACGCCGTTGATTTCTTTTACTTGCGCGCTGAGATCACTTGCACCGCCGCTCGCCAATTTCATTTTTAACTGCGCCAATTGTTTTTCTAATTGACGATTGTTTTCTACCAGTGCTTGCACCTTGTCGGCAAAACCGGCGCGATTGGTTTTCAGTACAGCGCAAGCATTGTCCACTTCCATTTCTATCGCATCAAAACGCGCCAAAGCCGCTTTACCAGTCACTGCTTCTACACGGCGCACACCAGAAGCAACACCCGCTTCCGACACTATGCGAAACAAACCAATGTCACCCGTGCGCGTCACATGCGTACCGCCACACAGCTCCACAGAGAAGGGATGCCCTTCCGAAAAACCAGCACCCATACTGAGTATGCGCACGCTGTCGCCATATTTTTCACCGAACAACATCATCGCGCCTTTGGCTTTGGCGGTGTCCATGTCACCTACCGTGGTTTCAACAGCGGTGTTACGGCGAATTTCGTCGTTCACAAGTGTTTCAATCGCTTGTAACTGTTCATCGGTGATGGCTTCTGGATGCGAAAAATCAAAACGCAGGCGTTGATCATCCACCAAAGAACCTTTTTGCTGCACATGTGTACCCAATACTTTTCTTAGTGCCGCGTGCAGCAAATGCGTAGCCGAGTGATTGGAAGCCGTCGCTAAACGCGCGTCCGCAGCCACATTGGCATACAAATCATCACCTAATTTGATATAGCCGCGCGTCATCGTCACATGATGCAAAATTGCGCTGCCGCTCTTGGTCACATTGTTGACATCCAAGTGCGCAAATTGCGTGTAGAGAAATCCGGCATCGCCTATTTGCCCACCAGATTCAGCATAAAACGGCGTGCTATCCAACACGACGATGCCATGATCACCTTCACGCAGTGCATCAATTTGCTCCGCACCGTGATACAGCGCCACTACCTTCCCGTGCCCTTTAATGCCGCTATAACCTGTAAAATTGGTTTTGACATTTATTTTAATTAGCGTGTTGTAATCCAACTCAAATTTGCCAGCTTCCTGCGAGCGTTTTCGCTGTTTCTCCATCTCCCGCTCGAAACCAGCTTCATCGACGGTCAAATCGCGCTCGCGCGCAATATCCGCCGTCAAATCCACCGGAAAACCGAAGGTGTCATACAGCTTAAACACCACATCTCCCGGAATAACTTTGCCTTTCATCTCAGCCAAATCTTGTTCAAGAATTTTCAGGCCATTCTCTAAAGTGCGTGCAAACTGCTCTTCTTCTACGAGCAGTGTTTTTTCAATATGCGCCTGTTGCTTTCTCAAGTCTGGATAGGCATCACCCATTTCTTGCGCAAGCGCTGCAACAATTTTGTAAAAGAAAACATCCTTCGCGCCCAACTTATTGCCATGACGCACAGCGCGGCGAATGATACGGCGCAACACATAACCCCGCCCTTCGTTGGAAGGCGTAACACCATCGGCAATCAAAAATGAACAAGAACGAATGTGATCAGCCAACACTTTCAATGACGCTTGACCCTCATTATTGCAACCCACTGCTTCGGCGGCGGCGGCGAGCAGCGTCTGAAATAGATCAATTTCGTAGTTGCTGTGCACATGCTGCATCACCGCTGAAATACGCTCCAAGCCCATGCCGGTATCCACGCTGGGCGCTGGCAGTGGGTGCATTTCGCCATCGACTGTGCGATTGAACTGCATGAATACATTGTTCCAAATTTCGATATAGCGATCGCCGTCTTCTTCGGGCGAGCCGGGCAATCCACCCCAAATATGTTCGCCGTGATCGTAAAAAATTTCTGTGCAAGGTCCGCAAGGCCCCGTATCGCCCATCGCCCAAAAATTATCGGAAGCATACGGTGCACCTTTGTTATCGCCTATGCGAATAATGCGCTCAGCAGGCAGGCCAATTTCCTTGTGCCAAATATCAAATGCCTCGTCATCGGTGGCGTAAATCGTCACCCATAATTTTTCTTGTGGAATGAACAACCATTTTGGCGAAGTGAGAAACTCCCACGCAAAACGAATGGCGTCGTGCTTGAAATAATCCCCGAAACTGAAGTTGCCCAGCATTTCAAAAAAAGTATGGTGACGCGCGGTATACCCGACATTTTCTAAATCATTGTGCTTGCCGCCAGCGCGCACACATTTTTGTGAAGTGACCGCGCGAACATAGGCGCGTTTATCCATCCCCAAGAAACAGTCTTTGAACTGATTCATACCCGCATTGGTGAACAGCAAGGTGGGGTCTTCATGCGGAACCAGCGAGCTGCTGGACACCATGGTGTGGCCTTTGCTGGCAAAGAAATCAAGGAAGGCTTGGCGAATTTGGGCGCTTTTCATAACTACTCAATAAGTGCTGGAAAATACAGACAAAAGTGCGGGTGATTATACGACGAGACCGCTACACCCGAAGCACGGTGTCGCTGTAAAGCGCGACTAGCGGATCATTGCTCATTAAACGCAAAGGCTCGGTGAGTGCTTGCGCCACCAACAGGCGATCAAACGGGTCTTGATGGTGTGGCGGCAGGTCTTCAACAGCCGCTGCATGCTCAGGCGCTATCGACAACAACCGATAGCCAGACTCCTCGAAATAGCACATCGCATCACGAGCGGACACCGGCATATCCCCGCGCCCCAAGGCATGCTTGATGGCAATTTCCCATACGCTGACCGCGCTGACCCACACCGTTGTCTTTTCTGCGGCAATCAAGTCGCGGGCTGCCGCTGGCAAGCGCGAGCTATCGGTGATGGCCCACAGCGCAACCTGTGTATCCAGCAACAAATTCATTGATGCCCGCCCATAAACAGCTCAGCCACTTCGCTGTTGTGCTGATTGATGTCATCCGGCACATCAAACAGCCCTTTTGCCACACCCAAGCGCTTGCCACGGATAACCGCATCTATCGGCACCAACTTGGCAGCAGGCTTGCCGTTGCGGGCGATGATGATTTCGCGCTCCTTGCCGCCTTCTATGGCTTCGACCAGACGCGACAAAGAGGATTTTGCTTGCAACATGTTGATTGACAGCATCAGACTAACCCCGAATAACACACAGGGTTAGTCTAGTCTAGCTAAGCTCAAATAAATAGAGAGAAAGAAACCAAAATGCTCCCCTGACAAAAGGAGGTGGTTCGCGCAGCGGCTTGCTCTTTATTGATCGCGGCAAAGTGCCGCTCCTACGAGGTTGTGTGTTTATTTGTAGGAGCGCCACCTTGGCGCGACGATTGAATACCGGAATAAGGGCGCAGCCAGCAGCGCCCCTACCTGTTACAAGGCAGTCGCATTGAGGATGGTGGCACTGCCTGCGTCTTTTTGCACTGTGGTTTTGCCCTCGATGGTGACGGAGACATCTTTGCCTGAGATGCCGATGAGGATGTCGGCTTTGCCATCGGCGTTGATGTCACCAGCGCTAAGGCTGGTGCTAAAACCATCGCCTTTCGCTGCGCCATACTGCGTGTTGCCCAAGGCGGTAAAGCCGTTGCCCGAGAACACTTGCACGCTGCCGGTATCTTTTATGGTTTTGGTTTGAGTGGTGTCATCACCTTTCGGTGCGCTGAGGATTAAATCCGCATAA
The DNA window shown above is from Cellvibrionales bacterium and carries:
- a CDS encoding type II toxin-antitoxin system VapC family toxin; its protein translation is MNLLLDTQVALWAITDSSRLPAAARDLIAAEKTTVWVSAVSVWEIAIKHALGRGDMPVSARDAMCYFEESGYRLLSIAPEHAAAVEDLPPHHQDPFDRLLVAQALTEPLRLMSNDPLVALYSDTVLRV
- a CDS encoding type II toxin-antitoxin system Phd/YefM family antitoxin, with the protein product MLSINMLQAKSSLSRLVEAIEGGKEREIIIARNGKPAAKLVPIDAVIRGKRLGVAKGLFDVPDDINQHNSEVAELFMGGHQ